Proteins co-encoded in one Halorussus lipolyticus genomic window:
- a CDS encoding Cdc6/Cdc18 family protein has protein sequence MGSFDFVREYSPYTNREALLDDYTPDTLVGRDDELDEYHGALQPAIYGEQPDNIFLYGKAGVGKTAATRFLLNKLEDNAEEYEDLDVRTEIINCDGLNSSYRVASNLVNTMRDPSNHISETGYSRSQVYDLMWEELDEYGGIILIVLDEIDHLKDDSILYQLSRARENENLTEARIGLIGISNDLTFRDSLSPKVRSSLCERAISFSTYDANELRAVLEQRKEVAFKDDVLTDDVVPLCAAFGAQESGDARKALDLLLKAGDLAREENDQQVAEEHVRRGRQLLEREQVARGIADLNDHERLVVYALATLEAESDTPARSREIYTRYKSLADAAGKDSLTARWLREHLDDLAMLGILNVTEINEGSAGGKYREYDLQQDLAVVLDALEETFESMGVHASVKDYL, from the coding sequence ATGGGGTCTTTCGACTTCGTCCGCGAGTATTCGCCGTACACTAACCGGGAGGCGTTACTGGACGATTACACGCCTGACACGCTGGTCGGGCGCGACGACGAACTGGACGAGTACCACGGCGCGCTCCAACCCGCCATCTACGGCGAACAGCCCGACAACATCTTTCTCTACGGCAAGGCCGGCGTGGGCAAGACCGCCGCGACGCGATTCCTCTTGAACAAACTCGAGGACAACGCCGAGGAGTACGAGGACTTGGACGTTCGCACGGAAATCATCAACTGCGACGGCCTGAACTCGTCCTATCGAGTCGCCAGCAACCTCGTCAACACGATGCGCGACCCCTCGAACCACATCAGCGAGACGGGCTACTCGCGCTCGCAGGTCTACGACCTGATGTGGGAGGAACTCGACGAGTACGGCGGCATCATCCTCATCGTGCTGGACGAAATCGACCACCTCAAAGACGACTCCATCCTCTATCAACTCTCGCGTGCGCGCGAGAACGAAAACCTCACCGAGGCCCGCATCGGTCTCATCGGCATCTCGAACGACCTCACGTTTCGTGACTCCCTCTCGCCCAAGGTTCGCTCGTCGCTCTGCGAACGCGCCATCTCCTTCTCGACCTACGACGCCAACGAACTCCGCGCGGTCCTCGAACAGCGCAAGGAAGTCGCGTTCAAGGACGACGTGCTGACCGACGACGTGGTACCCCTGTGCGCCGCGTTCGGTGCCCAAGAGTCCGGCGACGCCCGGAAAGCCCTCGACCTCCTGCTCAAGGCCGGGGACCTCGCCCGCGAGGAGAACGACCAGCAAGTCGCCGAGGAGCACGTCAGGCGCGGTCGGCAACTCCTCGAACGCGAGCAGGTCGCCCGCGGCATCGCGGACCTGAACGACCACGAGCGCCTCGTGGTCTACGCCCTCGCCACCCTCGAAGCCGAGAGCGACACGCCCGCTCGCTCCCGAGAAATCTACACGCGCTACAAATCCCTCGCGGACGCCGCTGGAAAGGACTCGCTCACGGCCCGCTGGCTACGCGAGCATCTGGACGACCTCGCCATGCTCGGCATCCTCAACGTCACCGAAATCAACGAGGGGTCCGCAGGCGGCAAGTATCGGGAGTACGACCTCCAGCAAGATTTGGCGGTTGTCCTCGACGCCCTCGAAGAAACCTTCGAGTCGATGGGGGTCCACGCGAGTGTCAAAGACTATTTATAG
- a CDS encoding efflux RND transporter permease subunit, translating to MALDYQRVIDWLDDRIVDQPGRVVAAFLVVTAVFAVGFASVSTESGTESFAEDVPEQDALEAVNREFEPAFGAGRTTTQLIHTGENVLSKPALVRMLTVQYRLERRADLRITGATGPASIVARTLNPEATTPEQQLRAVERATPNRIDAAVRASARDNPSFRNLLSEDFNSESAAASSSITIVEHAIPELVAGEQSAGTNPMTAIQREMQSVTESVGGDIRVFGAGIIDAEFGTVIGDTLLIVVPSAAVLIVLFLVVAYRDLADLLLGIVALLMAIVWTFGFMGFAGIPFNQILIAVPPLLLAVGIDFGIHAVNRYREERVEGVGVADSMRTATDQLLVAFFIVTTTSVIGFASNLTSQLVPIRDFGVVASVGIVFTALIFGVFLPSAKVLLDYAREKYPIPTFSQTPLGSEDSALGRALTGGVAIAGRAPLAFLLLTAAFTAGATGYATGVDTSFSDEQFLPPEETPDYLRTLPEPFRPNEYTVTRDINFLEDNFETGEDEEVVIYVEGPMTRDTALEAIHRAGADPPDTFVRASPLESAEGEGRRASERSIVTVIRSLSATDPEFARLVTRNDRDGNGIPDDNLDEIYAEVFDSQFAPLASQYLAEDRRSARVVYSVEADADPAEVTADARKVADRYRYEATATGSIVVFQAISDLIFESAIVSLAVALAGTAVFLVFAYWVLVGYPTLGLANLVPIVVTVSALAGTMRAVGISLNAFTATVLAITIGLGIDYSVHVVHRFTDEREHFDTLPALRRTITGTGGALTGSMLTTVFGIGVLVLAVFPAIGQFGLLTALSVVYSYLASVLILPSVLSVWARFEAARTDAETPESPVARSESE from the coding sequence GTGGCACTCGACTACCAGCGCGTCATCGACTGGCTGGACGACCGCATCGTGGACCAACCGGGCAGAGTCGTCGCCGCCTTTCTGGTCGTCACGGCCGTCTTCGCGGTCGGATTCGCCAGTGTCTCCACCGAATCGGGGACCGAGAGCTTCGCCGAGGACGTGCCCGAACAGGACGCCCTCGAAGCGGTCAACCGCGAGTTCGAACCCGCCTTCGGGGCGGGGAGGACCACGACCCAACTCATCCACACCGGCGAAAACGTCCTCTCCAAGCCCGCGCTGGTCCGGATGCTCACGGTCCAGTACCGCCTCGAACGCCGGGCGGACCTCCGAATAACCGGCGCGACCGGTCCCGCGAGCATCGTCGCGCGGACCCTGAATCCGGAGGCCACCACGCCTGAACAGCAACTTCGCGCCGTCGAGCGCGCGACTCCCAACCGCATCGACGCCGCGGTCCGAGCGTCGGCGCGGGACAACCCCTCGTTTCGGAACCTCCTGAGCGAGGACTTCAATTCCGAGTCCGCCGCGGCGTCGTCCTCGATTACGATTGTCGAACACGCGATTCCGGAACTCGTCGCCGGCGAGCAATCGGCGGGCACCAACCCCATGACGGCCATCCAGCGCGAGATGCAGTCGGTCACCGAGTCGGTCGGCGGCGACATCCGGGTCTTCGGCGCGGGCATCATCGACGCCGAGTTCGGGACCGTCATCGGCGACACTCTGCTCATCGTCGTGCCCTCTGCGGCGGTCCTCATCGTCCTATTTCTGGTCGTGGCCTACCGGGACCTCGCCGACTTGCTCCTCGGAATCGTCGCCCTGCTCATGGCAATCGTCTGGACCTTCGGCTTCATGGGGTTCGCGGGCATCCCGTTCAACCAGATTCTCATCGCGGTCCCGCCGCTCTTGCTCGCGGTCGGCATCGACTTCGGCATCCACGCGGTCAACCGCTACCGCGAGGAGCGCGTCGAGGGCGTCGGCGTCGCCGACTCGATGCGGACCGCGACTGACCAGTTGCTCGTGGCCTTCTTCATCGTCACGACCACCTCGGTCATCGGCTTCGCCTCGAACCTGACGAGCCAACTCGTCCCCATCCGGGACTTCGGCGTGGTCGCCAGCGTCGGCATCGTCTTCACCGCGCTCATCTTCGGCGTGTTCCTGCCCTCCGCGAAGGTCTTGCTGGACTACGCCCGCGAAAAATATCCGATTCCCACCTTCAGCCAGACGCCCCTCGGGTCCGAGGACTCGGCGCTCGGCCGCGCGCTGACCGGCGGCGTCGCCATCGCGGGGCGCGCACCGCTGGCCTTCCTCCTGCTCACCGCCGCCTTCACCGCCGGAGCGACAGGGTACGCGACCGGGGTGGACACTTCTTTCAGCGACGAGCAGTTTCTGCCGCCCGAGGAGACTCCTGACTACCTTCGAACACTTCCGGAACCGTTCAGACCCAACGAATACACCGTCACCCGCGATATAAATTTCCTCGAAGACAACTTCGAGACCGGCGAGGACGAGGAGGTCGTTATCTACGTCGAGGGGCCGATGACCCGCGATACGGCGCTCGAAGCCATCCACCGGGCGGGCGCTGACCCGCCCGACACCTTCGTCAGGGCCTCGCCACTGGAATCGGCAGAAGGCGAGGGCCGCCGCGCCAGCGAGCGGAGCATCGTCACCGTGATTCGCTCGCTGTCGGCGACCGACCCCGAGTTCGCCCGATTGGTCACGCGCAACGACCGTGACGGCAACGGTATCCCCGACGACAACTTGGACGAAATCTACGCTGAGGTCTTCGACTCCCAATTCGCGCCCCTCGCCAGCCAGTACCTCGCCGAGGACCGCCGGAGCGCCCGCGTGGTCTACTCGGTCGAGGCCGACGCCGACCCCGCGGAGGTCACGGCGGACGCCCGCAAGGTCGCGGACCGGTATCGCTACGAGGCCACCGCGACGGGCAGTATCGTCGTCTTTCAGGCCATCTCGGACCTCATCTTCGAGTCGGCCATCGTCAGTCTCGCAGTCGCGCTCGCCGGCACCGCCGTCTTCCTCGTGTTCGCCTACTGGGTGCTGGTCGGCTATCCGACCCTCGGCCTCGCCAACCTCGTGCCCATCGTGGTGACAGTCTCTGCCCTCGCGGGGACGATGCGGGCGGTCGGCATCTCGCTCAACGCTTTCACTGCGACGGTCCTCGCCATCACCATCGGTCTCGGCATCGACTACTCGGTCCACGTGGTCCACCGATTTACCGACGAACGGGAACACTTCGACACGCTCCCCGCGCTCCGGCGGACCATCACCGGGACCGGGGGCGCGCTGACAGGGAGCATGCTCACCACCGTCTTCGGCATCGGGGTCCTCGTGCTGGCGGTGTTCCCCGCAATCGGCCAGTTCGGCCTCCTGACCGCACTGAGCGTGGTCTACTCCTACCTCGCGTCGGTCCTGATTTTGCCCTCGGTGCTTTCGGTCTGGGCGCGGTTCGAGGCCGCGAGGACCGACGCCGAGACGCCGGAGTCACCCGTCGCTCGGAGCGAATCGGAGTAA